A genome region from Bacteroidota bacterium includes the following:
- a CDS encoding nitric-oxide reductase large subunit, producing MKRLWIAFTAVIVCSFAVLLWVGTRIYQQAPPIPKRVVTTDGTVVIPDDAIERGQNVWQSIGGMEVGSVWGHGSYVAPDWTADWLHREATSILNQWASADSSKVLYDQLPPERQAALRERLQGMIRVNTFDASREAIVVSKERAYAIDGNLNYYADLFSHGNDAYAIPRGALTDSIKLRELGAFFFWSAWAATTNRPNDNITYTSNWPHEELVGNKPSGDAIVWTGVSILMLLAGVGAMAWFYATKQRHAPDDADTPEYDPLLGYQPTPSQRATVKYFWIVSLLVLLQILMGVITAHYGVEGSAFYGIPLAQIIPYSIARTWHTQLGIFWIATAWLAAGLYIAPAVSGFEPKGQRLGVNVLFGALLVVVLGSMAGEYASVHQLLPASLWFLFGHSGYEYIDLGRAFQLALFVGLLLWLWLVARAIMPALRRKDAQRPILVLFLISAIAIAGFYASALAYGKHTNLAIAEYWRWWVVHLWVEGFFEVFATVVISFLFARMKLIRVESASSATLLGSTIFLSGGIIGTLHHLYFSGTPTLVLSLGAVFSALEVVPLTFVAFEAWENLKLVEAKPWIRQYRWPIYFFVAVAFWNLVGAGLFGFMINPPIALYYMQGLNTTPVHGHAALFGVYGMLGIGLMLFCLRALKPGREWNETLVKWSFWMINFGLMTMILLSLLPVGLRQTWASVERGYWYARSAEFMQTDLMSTLRWLRVPGDTIFAIGACALVAFVVGLGTGFSYKKSN from the coding sequence ATGAAGCGCCTTTGGATTGCATTTACTGCTGTGATTGTCTGTTCGTTCGCAGTATTACTTTGGGTTGGAACTCGAATCTATCAACAAGCACCGCCCATTCCGAAACGAGTAGTCACGACTGACGGAACGGTCGTTATCCCGGATGATGCCATCGAACGAGGACAAAATGTATGGCAGTCGATCGGAGGAATGGAAGTTGGCTCCGTATGGGGGCACGGCAGTTACGTCGCGCCGGACTGGACTGCGGATTGGTTGCATCGAGAAGCCACATCGATCCTGAATCAATGGGCGAGTGCGGATTCGTCGAAGGTGTTGTACGATCAACTGCCGCCTGAGCGCCAAGCCGCACTCCGTGAGCGGCTCCAGGGGATGATCCGTGTAAACACGTTCGATGCGTCGCGGGAAGCGATTGTTGTCTCGAAGGAGCGTGCATACGCAATCGATGGGAATCTGAATTATTACGCAGACCTGTTCTCTCATGGCAACGATGCGTACGCAATACCGCGCGGTGCGCTTACCGATAGTATCAAGCTGCGCGAGTTGGGTGCCTTCTTCTTCTGGAGTGCGTGGGCTGCAACGACGAACCGTCCGAACGACAACATCACATACACCAGCAACTGGCCGCATGAAGAACTTGTAGGAAACAAGCCGAGTGGCGATGCGATCGTCTGGACCGGCGTCAGTATTCTCATGCTCCTTGCCGGAGTCGGAGCGATGGCATGGTTCTATGCGACAAAACAGCGTCATGCTCCGGACGATGCCGACACGCCAGAGTACGATCCGTTGCTTGGCTATCAGCCAACTCCATCGCAGCGTGCGACTGTGAAATACTTTTGGATCGTGTCGTTGCTCGTGTTGCTTCAGATACTCATGGGGGTAATTACTGCCCATTATGGAGTCGAGGGTTCTGCGTTTTATGGGATACCACTGGCGCAGATTATCCCGTATAGCATCGCCAGAACATGGCACACACAGCTTGGTATTTTCTGGATCGCGACTGCCTGGCTCGCGGCGGGCCTCTATATTGCGCCTGCCGTAAGTGGATTCGAGCCGAAAGGACAACGGCTTGGGGTGAATGTTCTATTCGGTGCGCTGCTCGTTGTTGTTCTTGGTTCGATGGCTGGCGAGTATGCCAGTGTTCACCAGTTGTTGCCTGCTTCACTGTGGTTCTTATTCGGTCACAGCGGCTATGAGTATATCGATCTCGGACGTGCATTCCAGCTTGCACTCTTCGTTGGTCTTCTCCTGTGGTTATGGCTTGTGGCACGAGCGATCATGCCGGCGCTACGTCGAAAAGATGCGCAACGGCCCATCCTCGTGCTGTTTCTCATATCGGCGATTGCGATCGCCGGATTCTATGCGTCGGCACTTGCGTACGGGAAGCATACAAATCTTGCAATTGCCGAGTACTGGCGGTGGTGGGTTGTGCATCTCTGGGTCGAAGGATTCTTCGAGGTATTCGCCACTGTCGTCATTTCATTCCTCTTTGCCAGAATGAAATTGATCCGTGTCGAGAGCGCATCTTCTGCAACACTGCTTGGAAGTACGATCTTCCTTTCCGGTGGTATCATCGGAACATTGCACCATCTGTATTTCAGTGGTACGCCGACACTTGTCTTGTCGCTTGGCGCTGTGTTCAGTGCGCTGGAGGTTGTACCGCTGACATTTGTTGCATTCGAAGCCTGGGAAAACCTGAAGCTGGTCGAAGCGAAGCCCTGGATCAGACAGTATCGGTGGCCGATCTATTTCTTTGTTGCGGTCGCATTCTGGAATTTGGTTGGTGCCGGACTCTTCGGGTTTATGATTAACCCACCCATCGCCCTGTACTATATGCAGGGATTGAACACCACACCCGTCCACGGACATGCCGCGTTGTTTGGCGTGTATGGAATGCTGGGCATCGGGTTGATGCTCTTCTGCCTGCGTGCGCTGAAGCCGGGCCGCGAATGGAACGAGACATTGGTAAAATGGTCGTTCTGGATGATTAACTTCGGACTGATGACCATGATCTTGCTCAGTCTATTGCCCGTTGGGCTGCGTCAGACCTGGGCATCGGTCGAACGCGGATATTGGTATGCCCGCAGTGCGGAGTTTATGCAGACGGACCTGATGTCAACGCTCCGATGGCTGCGTGTGCCTGGCGATACGATCTTTGCAATCGGTGCATGCGCGTTGGTGGCGTTTGTTGTCGGACTCGGAACGGGCTTCTCGTATAAGAAGTCGAACTGA
- the ric gene encoding iron-sulfur cluster repair di-iron protein → MMETTNRTLRELVSDNPNAAKIFEHYGLDFCCHGAESLRTACQSKGVDVHEVSQELESLPNDLSANRYYQWDLGFLVDYIFNNHHRYIRSNTPLLRGHLSKVVQVHGTRHPELICAAEIFDAASAELDQHLLKEEVMIFPYIRQLVYAQANNQIVPRTPFGSVSNPIAVMMSEHDAAGDAFAQIRELLDEYEPPTDACETLRLTYHELEEFEHDLHMHVFLENAVLFPRALKLETEVLNNMGH, encoded by the coding sequence ATGATGGAAACAACGAATCGAACACTCCGCGAACTCGTTAGCGACAATCCCAACGCTGCGAAGATATTCGAACACTATGGTCTGGATTTCTGCTGTCATGGCGCCGAATCGTTGCGCACGGCATGTCAGAGCAAAGGTGTCGATGTGCACGAAGTCTCACAAGAACTGGAGTCGCTGCCGAACGATCTATCGGCGAATCGGTATTACCAATGGGATCTGGGATTTCTGGTCGATTACATCTTCAATAATCACCACCGCTATATTCGCTCGAACACGCCGCTATTGCGAGGGCATTTGTCGAAGGTCGTGCAGGTTCATGGCACTCGGCATCCCGAATTGATCTGTGCCGCAGAGATATTTGACGCAGCAAGTGCTGAACTCGATCAGCATCTGCTGAAGGAAGAAGTAATGATCTTCCCGTACATCCGTCAACTTGTTTATGCGCAGGCAAACAACCAGATCGTCCCCCGAACGCCGTTCGGCTCGGTATCGAACCCGATTGCTGTGATGATGAGCGAGCACGACGCGGCGGGCGACGCATTCGCGCAGATTCGCGAACTCCTTGACGAGTACGAACCACCGACGGATGCGTGTGAAACGCTCCGCCTCACATACCATGAGCTCGAAGAGTTCGAGCATGACTTGCACATGCATGTGTTTCTTGAAAACGCCGTGCTATTCCCTCGCGCACTAAAGCTTGAGACCGAAGTGTTAAATAATATGGGTCACTAA
- a CDS encoding arginine repressor produces the protein MSKQRRQFLIKEIISRSVIAHQEDLLAELRTSGEDVNQATLSRDLRDLGVNRIHTPEGPRYVLSDEVHSSHLRAMISYEITNIVANESMVVVKTLAGRAQGVAEQIDHLKLSNVLATLAGDNTIFIAPVSVADTKALEQQLKALITENTE, from the coding sequence ATGAGCAAGCAACGCAGACAGTTTCTCATCAAGGAGATCATCTCTCGGTCGGTCATCGCACATCAGGAGGATCTGCTCGCTGAACTGCGCACGAGTGGCGAAGACGTCAATCAGGCGACGCTTTCGCGTGACCTGCGGGATCTCGGGGTAAATCGCATTCACACACCCGAGGGACCGCGATATGTGCTCTCGGACGAAGTTCATTCGTCGCATCTTCGAGCGATGATCTCCTACGAGATCACGAACATTGTGGCCAACGAGAGCATGGTCGTGGTCAAAACCCTTGCCGGCAGGGCGCAAGGAGTCGCCGAACAGATCGATCACTTGAAACTGTCGAATGTTCTTGCGACGCTTGCCGGGGATAATACCATTTTTATCGCACCTGTTTCGGTCGCCGACACCAAGGCGCTCGAACAGCAACTAAAAGCACTCATTACAGAGAATACGGAATAG
- the argH gene encoding argininosuccinate lyase yields the protein MAATDTALWGGRFSEQLSSLSARFSNSLSSDLTFVQDDIQGSIAHATMLGECGVISKEEARLIVVALGEIAHEITANGAPPEIECEDVHSLVEMMLVRKVGDVGKKLHTARSRNDQVALDERLYLKRTVSALRIAIEDAIRAIVSKAESSIGILMPGYTHLQHAQPVLLAHHILAYVSMFDRDVERLTDALSRSDVSPLGSAAFSGTSWPIDREAVAQHLGFSGITENSIDSVSDRDHVIEVISDCAIIMMHLSRFAEECVLWSSSEFNFVRFPDTLTTGSSIMPQKRNPDMAELIRGKTGIVYGALMNILTTMKALPLAYNRDMQTDKQPLFDALGTTTDCVKMATELIDGAVFNADAMRAQLAAGFLTATELADYLAAKGVPFRTAHEITGLVVAHCERSGHQLHEVPLKTLQTFSTVIEADVFDALDPVRSIERKRSTGSTSTIEVQTQIALWKARYSQIPS from the coding sequence ATGGCTGCAACCGACACGGCATTGTGGGGCGGCAGATTCTCCGAGCAACTCTCTTCGCTCTCCGCTCGATTCTCGAACTCGCTCTCGAGCGATCTGACCTTTGTCCAGGATGACATTCAAGGTTCGATCGCTCATGCAACGATGCTTGGCGAATGCGGCGTGATCTCAAAAGAAGAGGCACGATTGATCGTTGTCGCCTTGGGCGAGATCGCCCATGAGATCACTGCAAACGGAGCTCCGCCGGAAATTGAGTGCGAAGACGTTCACTCGCTTGTCGAGATGATGCTTGTACGCAAAGTCGGGGATGTCGGAAAAAAACTCCATACGGCCCGCAGTCGCAACGATCAGGTTGCGCTCGACGAACGCTTGTATTTGAAGCGTACGGTGTCGGCGCTTCGCATCGCAATCGAAGATGCTATTCGTGCAATCGTATCGAAAGCCGAGTCGTCGATCGGGATTCTCATGCCGGGATATACACATCTGCAACACGCCCAGCCGGTGTTGCTTGCGCATCATATCCTGGCATACGTTTCGATGTTCGATCGCGATGTTGAGCGCTTGACCGACGCCCTCTCTCGTTCGGATGTGTCTCCGCTCGGTTCTGCCGCATTCAGCGGGACGTCGTGGCCGATCGATCGGGAGGCAGTGGCGCAACATCTTGGCTTTTCCGGGATTACCGAGAATAGTATCGATTCCGTGAGCGATCGCGATCATGTGATCGAAGTAATCTCGGATTGTGCGATCATCATGATGCATCTGAGTCGCTTCGCCGAAGAATGCGTATTGTGGAGTTCGTCGGAGTTCAACTTCGTCCGCTTCCCCGATACGCTTACAACCGGCAGCAGCATCATGCCGCAAAAGCGCAACCCGGATATGGCCGAGCTGATTCGTGGCAAGACCGGTATCGTGTACGGTGCACTGATGAATATTCTGACCACGATGAAGGCGCTACCGCTCGCGTATAACCGAGATATGCAGACCGATAAGCAGCCGCTATTCGACGCACTGGGTACGACAACCGACTGCGTGAAGATGGCCACAGAACTCATCGACGGCGCAGTCTTTAATGCGGATGCGATGCGAGCCCAGCTCGCGGCAGGTTTCCTGACGGCGACCGAGTTAGCCGATTATCTTGCGGCAAAGGGTGTGCCGTTCAGAACGGCGCATGAAATCACCGGATTGGTTGTCGCACATTGTGAGCGCAGCGGGCATCAATTGCATGAAGTGCCGCTGAAAACACTCCAGACATTTTCAACTGTGATCGAGGCCGATGTATTCGACGCCCTGGATCCTGTTCGCTCGATCGAGCGCAAACGCTCGACGGGCAGTACATCAACGATTGAAGTTCAAACACAAATAGCCCTGTGGAAAGCACGTTACTCGCAGATACCGTCATGA
- a CDS encoding Crp/Fnr family transcriptional regulator, producing the protein MNELYSEELLRRYGATLIRLNKNEIIFGQGERAEHFYVVCSGKVKMSHFSDEGREFVQGYFTAGQSFGEPPLLASMNYPATALAVEESTVYSLPQPAFLEMLRDNFDVHYALLETLGKRLMYKSMMLSEVAVEEAEHRLKSLMAYFKRSRGLGRQDEFVVPFTRQQLADMTGLRVETVIRTIKHMEQEGQLEIIEGKIFWTPKRSKTGAHDGNNESNTPRTR; encoded by the coding sequence ATGAATGAACTGTATTCGGAGGAGCTCTTACGACGATACGGTGCAACGCTCATTCGGTTGAATAAGAATGAGATAATATTTGGACAGGGAGAACGGGCGGAGCACTTCTACGTCGTATGCAGCGGTAAAGTGAAGATGTCGCATTTTAGCGACGAAGGGCGAGAGTTTGTGCAGGGGTACTTCACTGCAGGCCAAAGTTTCGGCGAACCGCCGCTGCTTGCCTCGATGAACTACCCGGCGACGGCACTCGCCGTCGAAGAATCGACTGTCTATTCGTTACCGCAACCGGCGTTCCTTGAGATGCTCCGAGACAACTTCGACGTACACTATGCCCTGCTTGAAACGCTCGGCAAACGCCTGATGTACAAGTCGATGATGCTCAGCGAAGTAGCCGTCGAAGAGGCCGAGCACCGCCTGAAGTCGCTCATGGCGTACTTCAAACGCTCGCGCGGTCTTGGCCGGCAGGACGAGTTCGTCGTTCCGTTCACACGGCAGCAACTTGCCGACATGACCGGACTTCGCGTCGAAACCGTGATCCGCACGATCAAGCATATGGAGCAGGAAGGGCAGCTGGAGATCATTGAAGGGAAAATATTCTGGACACCCAAACGATCGAAGACTGGAGCCCATGATGGAAACAACGAATCGAACACTCCGCGAACTCGTTAG
- a CDS encoding YwiC-like family protein translates to MTTVRYRIPREHGAYVVLIASWVFGVLYTHPTDTAGSALALTSALSIFLLQDPFKQFSRPKRGSNPFASTAALTLALLGAVSGTAMIARTPSVAMCVVPLTVIGALYFVMLRNKRSAIARSFVGFAGLTLLTPMTMLASGSAASLTALFLVWIFATLFFCTSIYCVAIRLSESGAMRNALLYHGIAFAIVSILVRSQLLPISAVWCMLVPLVRFVLIVFTRERYTRLPIKYIGIQETIVALLALGLTIVIR, encoded by the coding sequence ATGACCACCGTTCGTTACCGCATCCCAAGAGAACATGGCGCCTATGTTGTGCTCATCGCCTCTTGGGTATTCGGTGTACTCTACACGCATCCAACCGATACTGCCGGTTCCGCGCTGGCCCTAACCTCCGCTCTATCGATCTTTCTTCTGCAGGATCCCTTCAAACAATTTTCTCGTCCGAAACGCGGGTCGAACCCATTCGCGAGCACCGCAGCGCTCACACTTGCACTTCTGGGTGCGGTCAGCGGGACGGCAATGATTGCCCGCACCCCTAGCGTTGCGATGTGCGTCGTCCCACTCACGGTGATCGGTGCACTCTACTTTGTCATGCTGCGCAACAAACGCAGCGCGATCGCTCGATCATTCGTCGGCTTTGCCGGCCTGACGCTCCTTACTCCGATGACGATGCTCGCCTCCGGCTCGGCAGCATCGCTCACAGCACTGTTTCTTGTTTGGATATTTGCGACCCTCTTCTTTTGCACATCGATCTATTGCGTCGCCATACGGCTTTCCGAATCCGGCGCAATGCGAAATGCACTCCTCTATCACGGAATCGCGTTCGCAATCGTGTCGATTCTTGTTCGTTCGCAACTGCTGCCGATCTCGGCAGTGTGGTGTATGCTCGTGCCTCTCGTTCGTTTCGTACTGATCGTGTTTACACGAGAACGATATACGCGATTACCGATCAAGTATATCGGCATTCAGGAAACGATCGTCGCTTTGCTTGCGCTCGGACTTACGATCGTAATCAGATAA
- a CDS encoding acetylornithine transaminase gives MTDASLAERESAALFHTYDRLAIGAVTHTEGCTIYTEKGAYLDLISGLGVNALGYSHPGVIRAIEEQAHKYLHLSNLYLQEPQIVLAEKIKKLSGYDKVFFCNSGTEAVEGAIKLARKFGAPAGKYEVFGLENAFHGRTYGALSLMDKLKYREGFSPLVEGIRCTSPDALESVVSERTAAIILEVIQGEGGIKVVSAQTVALLKTLQERYGVLIIADEIQSGIGRTGTFFAFEKLGLKPDIIVSAKAVGGGLPLGAIISTDRVAAAFTPGVHGTTFGGNALSCVAGAVVLEEIENGLMDRINELSSWFFGRLNELKARFPKTIGEVRGAGLMIGIECVIDPKPIHKALLDRGIITNVTATNVIRLLPPLVVTKEELESFLEAFEAVVEQ, from the coding sequence ATGACCGACGCGTCGCTCGCCGAACGCGAATCGGCCGCATTATTTCATACATACGATCGTCTGGCCATTGGTGCGGTGACACACACCGAAGGCTGTACGATCTATACCGAAAAGGGTGCATATCTCGATCTCATTTCGGGGCTTGGGGTGAATGCGTTGGGATATTCCCACCCGGGAGTGATCCGAGCCATCGAAGAACAGGCTCACAAGTATTTGCACTTGTCGAACCTGTATCTACAAGAGCCGCAGATCGTTCTCGCAGAAAAGATCAAGAAGCTATCAGGATACGATAAAGTCTTTTTCTGTAACAGTGGTACCGAAGCGGTCGAGGGTGCGATTAAACTTGCCAGGAAGTTCGGCGCACCGGCAGGGAAGTATGAAGTCTTCGGTCTGGAGAATGCTTTCCATGGCCGCACGTATGGCGCGCTCTCGCTCATGGACAAGCTGAAGTATCGCGAAGGCTTTTCTCCGCTTGTCGAAGGGATTCGTTGTACTTCCCCGGATGCTCTCGAGTCTGTTGTAAGCGAACGGACGGCGGCGATCATTCTTGAAGTGATCCAAGGAGAGGGCGGGATTAAGGTTGTCTCTGCCCAGACCGTCGCGCTGCTGAAGACGCTACAGGAACGCTATGGTGTGCTCATTATCGCCGACGAGATCCAGAGCGGTATCGGCCGCACCGGGACGTTCTTTGCGTTCGAGAAGCTCGGATTGAAACCAGATATCATCGTCTCGGCCAAAGCCGTGGGTGGTGGGCTTCCGCTCGGTGCGATTATTTCGACCGATCGTGTTGCCGCAGCATTTACGCCGGGCGTACACGGTACGACATTCGGTGGGAATGCACTGTCATGTGTCGCCGGCGCCGTAGTTCTCGAGGAGATTGAGAACGGCTTGATGGATCGTATCAACGAACTATCGTCGTGGTTCTTCGGGCGACTCAATGAGCTCAAAGCACGCTTCCCGAAGACCATCGGCGAAGTGCGAGGCGCAGGGTTGATGATCGGCATCGAATGTGTGATCGATCCAAAGCCGATTCACAAAGCACTACTCGATCGCGGTATTATTACGAATGTGACAGCGACGAATGTAATTCGCTTACTACCACCGTTGGTGGTCACAAAGGAAGAGTTGGAATCCTTCCTCGAAGCATTTGAAGCAGTCGTGGAGCAGTAA
- a CDS encoding argininosuccinate synthase, with amino-acid sequence MKNQKIALAFSGGLDTSVMMRWLQENFNAEIVTVTGDLGQEKELVGVREKAFELGAKAAYFVDLTQEFVTDFVWHSLKAGALYEGIYPMGTALGRPLLAKALVDAARKEGCTVVAHGCTGKGNDQVRFEAGVAALAPDLQVIAPVRHWEFKSREQEIEYCVARGIKVNATKASPYSIDENIWGTSIECGVLEDPTVAPPEDAYQRTVSPQAAPDSPESVTIAFENGIPVEVNFKKLGGVDVLKTLNVIAGRNAIGRIDLIENRLVGIKSREVYEAPAAFVLQAALTELERLTLDRYTVRIKHQLASQYADLVYNGLWYTPARAAIDAFNDEVAKRLSGEVTLSLYKGNMNVLSRTSQFSLYDQALASYTEEDTYDHRAGEGFSKVHSLPLKVMGATQGYLV; translated from the coding sequence ATCAAAAATCAAAAGATCGCATTGGCATTCAGCGGCGGACTCGATACATCGGTCATGATGCGCTGGCTACAGGAGAATTTCAATGCAGAGATCGTCACCGTCACCGGCGATCTCGGACAAGAAAAGGAACTCGTCGGAGTCCGGGAAAAAGCATTCGAGCTTGGAGCAAAGGCTGCCTACTTCGTCGACCTCACCCAAGAGTTTGTCACCGATTTCGTCTGGCATTCGCTCAAGGCCGGAGCCTTATACGAGGGTATTTATCCGATGGGCACGGCGCTCGGGCGTCCGCTCCTTGCGAAGGCGCTTGTCGATGCGGCTCGCAAAGAAGGATGTACGGTCGTTGCGCACGGATGCACAGGAAAAGGAAACGATCAGGTTCGTTTCGAAGCCGGCGTTGCTGCGCTTGCACCGGATCTTCAGGTGATCGCCCCGGTTCGTCACTGGGAGTTCAAGTCGCGCGAGCAGGAGATCGAGTACTGTGTTGCACGTGGCATCAAGGTCAACGCAACGAAGGCAAGTCCGTATTCGATCGATGAGAATATTTGGGGGACGAGCATTGAGTGCGGCGTTCTCGAGGATCCGACGGTCGCTCCGCCGGAGGATGCATACCAGCGCACCGTTTCTCCGCAGGCTGCGCCCGACTCACCGGAGAGCGTTACGATTGCGTTTGAAAACGGCATCCCTGTCGAAGTCAATTTCAAAAAGCTCGGCGGAGTCGATGTGCTCAAGACACTCAACGTCATTGCCGGCCGCAATGCGATCGGTCGTATCGATCTGATCGAGAATCGTCTCGTCGGCATCAAGTCGCGCGAAGTGTACGAGGCTCCGGCAGCATTTGTGCTGCAGGCAGCACTCACCGAGTTGGAGCGTCTGACGCTCGACCGCTACACCGTGCGCATCAAGCATCAGCTTGCAAGCCAATATGCAGACCTTGTGTATAACGGCTTGTGGTACACCCCGGCCCGCGCGGCGATCGATGCGTTTAACGATGAGGTTGCGAAACGCCTCAGCGGCGAGGTCACACTTTCGCTCTACAAAGGAAACATGAACGTACTTTCTCGTACGTCGCAATTCTCGCTCTACGACCAGGCATTGGCTTCGTACACGGAAGAAGATACCTACGATCATCGTGCCGGCGAAGGCTTCTCGAAAGTGCATTCGCTGCCGTTGAAGGTGATGGGTGCTACACAAGGGTACCTCGTCTGA
- a CDS encoding cytochrome c — protein MLLTLSSYGGKSDSNSDELKKDDAGIAEVVYKANPATLEQGHQLYITTCAPYHGQTGKGDGPAAANLNPKPRDHTNGAYMSKLTDDRIGHTIKKGGAQFGYPGMPAQPQLKEDEINALLAYVRSLAK, from the coding sequence TTGCTCTTGACTCTCTCGAGTTATGGCGGGAAATCCGACTCGAACTCGGACGAGCTAAAGAAGGACGACGCGGGTATTGCGGAGGTTGTATACAAAGCGAACCCGGCAACGCTCGAGCAGGGGCATCAATTATATATCACAACGTGCGCACCGTATCACGGTCAAACCGGAAAAGGCGACGGCCCTGCCGCAGCAAACCTGAATCCGAAGCCCCGCGACCATACAAACGGAGCATATATGAGTAAGCTTACCGACGATCGGATCGGGCATACGATCAAGAAGGGCGGAGCGCAATTCGGTTACCCGGGTATGCCGGCGCAACCACAGCTCAAAGAAGACGAAATTAACGCCTTGCTTGCCTACGTACGGTCACTGGCAAAGTAG